One part of the Ochrobactrum quorumnocens genome encodes these proteins:
- a CDS encoding DUF4189 domain-containing protein, with product MNAVTMIVFVGTMMLSGSNGFSADSLTVPSDIPMPPITGKSADQKGIWAAIAYSESDTKHGFFGGADKRPEAEQAALRHCGKAGGKSCIVVTVFRNYRHWNDDGDTSFPYNHCAALAVSNRSTGRSIWAAKSATNRKEAEDLSLKACAAKGAKCNIREWVCT from the coding sequence ATGAATGCAGTAACGATGATAGTCTTTGTCGGCACGATGATGCTGAGCGGGTCAAACGGATTTTCTGCGGATTCTCTTACCGTCCCTTCAGATATTCCTATGCCGCCGATAACTGGAAAAAGTGCGGACCAAAAGGGAATATGGGCGGCTATCGCTTATTCAGAGAGTGATACCAAGCATGGTTTTTTTGGGGGCGCCGACAAGCGTCCAGAGGCCGAACAAGCAGCGCTTCGACATTGCGGGAAGGCGGGCGGAAAATCCTGTATAGTGGTCACGGTATTTCGCAACTACAGACACTGGAACGATGATGGCGATACCAGTTTTCCATACAATCATTGTGCGGCGTTAGCAGTTTCCAATCGATCCACCGGTAGGTCCATCTGGGCGGCGAAATCGGCCACGAACAGGAAAGAGGCAGAGGACCTTTCATTAAAAGCGTGCGCGGCGAAAGGTGCTAAATGCAACATCCGGGAATGGGTTTGCACATAA